The sequence GGCTGTCCAGTCTCTCTACCACCGATTCCACAGCGGCACAGTACGCCCTCCGGGCGGCAGGCACGTCCACATTATGCGCAGCGAGCGAAGCGGTCGGATCTGCAATAACATGCGTCGGTCCATGAAAACGTTCCGTGTAAGAATACGTAGTGGAAGCCTCTCTGGCCTCAAAAGTAATCGTTTTGAAAATCCGGTATTTCTCCAGCATGCTTTCAATCGCTATTTGAGTTTGGCGCCGGTCAAGTTCAGGCAAGGAAGATAGATTCATCATCGTGTAGCGCTCCTTTAACGGTTTTCTAGAAATTTGTTTCAGATGCAAAAGAAAAATGTGGTAGAATATTCTGTGTTCGCATCTTGTTCGTATTTTTCTATAATATACCACCTCGCATTGGGTTTCGTAAAATCCGGTTTTCAGCCATTTCGCACCGATAATCGCATAATAACTCCCATTTCCTTGTCTTATGGCAAAATGTCCATTACTTTATTTACCTTTTGGCAAAATTAGATTATAGTAATATTAGCAGACAATTGAATGCCAAGGAGTGTTACGGGATGGAACATGAGTTTGGATTATATTTAAAACGGCTGCGCGAGAGCAAAGGTCTTACCCTTAGCCAATTGGCTGTGGCGGCCGGCATCAGCGGTTCACAGATCTCACGGATCGAGAACGGGCTGCGCGGCGTACCTAAGCCGGCAACCTTGCGCAGACTGGCAGAAGCCATGAATGCCTCCTACGAAGAGCTTATGGAACGGGCAGGATACTTACAGGAATATGAGCAGATGGCTGAAGCGATACCGGAATGGGCGACCAGCAAAGACAAGCGCGATTTTAAAAAGATGCTGGAGGATGACGGAGAGCTGATGTTTGACGGAATTCCGCTTAACAAAGAGGACAGACAACGAATAAAAGACGTGCTGACAGGCTTATTCTGGGAAGCCAAGCAGATGAACAAACGAAAGCCAACTCCCAAACCAGACAAATCGGATAATTAATGCCCTTAAACAATACCTATGCTGCAGGTGAAGAAAATGGATGAACTGGTCAAAAAGCTAATTAAAAAATATAAAACCAACTGTCCGTTTGAGCTATGCCGGGCTCTAGGTATCCATGTCCGATTTATGAACCTGGGCGAAGGAACCAAAGGGTTATACTATCGCAAGCTTCGCAGACGATTTATTGTCATTCATAATGAGCTGTCTTTGGAATGGCAGCGATTTGTTTGCGCGCATGAATTGGGCCATGACCGGCTGCATAAAGGCATTAACCGGTTCTTTTTGGAGGAGAGCTCTTATTTCGCCCCGGGCAAGCTGGAACGTCAGGCTAATCGGTTTGCCGTTCTCTTGTTAAGCGCCGCGGCCTCTCCCGAGCAGGATGAATCTTTGGAGAGTTATTATTCACGTTTAGGCATCCCGCCGGAAGTCGGCCTTTTTTTAGAGCCTTAAACCAAACATATATTCTCATCATATTAATTACCTCTGAAATAAATAGACACCCTTGCTGCTGTTAACAGCACTATGCAGCTTAGGCAAAAACAAAAAAACTCTTACCAAAGTAAGAGTGTCTGTTCTACATGAATAGTTGCTTATGTAGTTATTTTAAAACTGGAGCGGGTGATGGGAATCGAACCCACGCTATCAGCTTGGAAGGCTGAAGTTCTACCATTGAACTACACCCGCAAAGGTGAAAATCGGGATGACACGATTCGAACATGCGACCCCCTGGTCCCAAACCAGGTGCTCTACCAAGCTGAGCTACATCCCGTTAATATAATGGCGCGCCCTGAGAGATTCGAACTCCCGACCTTTTGATTCGTAGTCAAACGCTCTATCCAGCTGAGCTAAGGGCGCAAAATATGGAGCGGACGACGGGAATCGAACCCGCGACCCTCGCCTTGGCAAGGCGATGCTCTACCGCTGAGCCACGTCCGCATTTAAATGGTGCGCGTGGAGGGACTTGAACCCCCACGTCAAAGACGCTAGATCCTAAGTCTAGTGCGTCTGCCAATTCCGCCACACGCGCAAGTTACTTAAAAGTGAGCCATGAAGGACTCGAACCTTCGACACCCTGATTAAAAGTCAGGTGCTCTACCAACTGAGCTAATGGCTCGCGTAAGATGGGGTCCCCGAAATGTACTCGGAATCATCATCTAAGCTTCACTTCACTTTTTGAGGGTGAAGTGGCTGGGGATATAGGATTCGAACCTATGCATGACGGAGTCAAAGTCCGTTGCCTTACCGCTTGGCTAATCCCCAATAATGGATACCTATATAATGCCCATATAATCCTCAAATATTAAGAAGGATATGGTGGAGGCTGAGGGGATCGAACCCCCGACCCTCTGCTTGTAAGGCAGATGCTCTCCCAGCTGAGCTAAGCCTCCATATGTGGCAATCCACTTGAGTTAATTAAACCTGCGGGGCTCTCAACCCCAAAAACTAATGATAATGGTGACCCGTAGGGGATTCGAACCCCTGTTACCTCCGTGAAAGGGAGGTGTCTTAACCCCTTGACCAACGGGCCGAGCAGATATGGAGCTCTCAACCGGGATCGAACCGGTGACCTCATCCTTACCATGGATGCACTCTACCTACTGAGCTATGAGAGCATGGCTCCCCGAACAGGACTCGAACCTGTGACAACTCGATTAACAGTCGAGTGCTCTACCAACTGAGCTATCAGGGAATGGTTGTCCGCTTGGCAGCGTCCTACTCTCCCAGGACCCTTCGGTCCAAGTACCATCGGCGCTGGAGGGCTTAACGGTCGTGTTCGGGATGGGTACGCGTGGAACCCCTCCGCCATCGCCACCAAACGGCAGGCCTCAATCGCCTGAAAACTGGATCGAAACGAAACATTGCGTCTTACCCCTTCAGTTCCCGGGGTCCCCGAAAAGTATTCGGCATACTCTTCGAAGCCTCCGCTTCACTTTTTGGGGTGTTTTTTGGATAAGCCCTCGACCGATTAGTATTGGTCAGCTCCACACGTTGCCGTGCTTCCACCTCCAACCTATCTACCTCGTCGTCTTCAAGGGGTCTTACTAACTGGGAAATCTCATCTTGAGGGGGGCTTCACGCTTAGATGCTTTCAGCGCTTATCCCGTCCGTACGTAGCTACCCAGCCATGCTCCTGGCGGAACAACTGGTGCACCAGCGGTACGTCCATCCCGGTCCTCTCGTACTAAGGACAGCTCCTCTCAAATTTCCTACGCCCACGACAGATAGGGACCGAACTGTCTCACGACGTTCTGAACCCAGCTCGCGTACCGCTTTAATGGGCGAACAGCCCAACCCTTGGGACCTACTTCAGCCCCAGGATGCGATGAGCCGACATCGAGGTGCCAAACCTCCCCGTCGATGTGGACTCTTGGGGGAGATAAGCCTGTTATCCCCAGGGTAGCTTTTATCCGTTGAGCGATGGCCCTTCCATGCGGTACCACCGGATCACTAAGCCCGACTTTCGTCCCTGCTCGACTTGTAGGTCTCGCAGTCAAGCTCCCTTCTGCCTTTGCACTCTTCGAATGATTTCCAACCATTCTGAGGGAACCTTGGGACGCCTCCGTTACGCTTTAGGAGGCGACCGCCCCAGTCAAACTGCCCGCCTGACACGGTCCCCGTACCCGCTTAGGGTACCAGGTTAGAACCTAGATACGATCAGGGTGGTATCCCAACGGCGCCTCCACCGAAGCTGGCGCTCCGGCTTCCAAGGCTCCCACCTATCCTGTACAGATCGTACCCAAGTTCAATATCAAGCTGCAGTAAAGCTCCATGGGGTCTTTCCGTCTTGTCGCGGGTAACCTGCATCTTCACAGGTATTAAAATTTCACCGGATCTCTCGTTGAGACAGCGCCCAAGTCGTTACGCCATTCGTGCGGGTCAGAATTTACCTGACAAGGAATTTCGCTACCTTAGGACCGTTATAGTTACGGCCGCCGTTTACTGGGGCTTCGGTTCACAGCTTCGGGTTACCCCTAACCGCTCCCCTTAACCTTCCAGCACCGGGCAGGCGTCAGCCCGTATACTTCGCCTTGCGGCTTCGCACAGACCTGTGTTTTTGCTAAACAGTCGCTTGGGCCTTTTCACTGCGGCCCCCTCGGGCTATTCACCCTACCGAGGCACCCCTTCTCCCGAAGTTACGGGGTCATTTTGCCGAGTTCCTTAACGAGAGTTCTTCCGCGCGCCTTAGAATTCTCTTCTCGCCTACCTGTGTCGGTTTGCGGTACGGGCACCTTCTCCTGGCTAGAGGCTTTTCTTGGCAGTGTGAGATCATGACCTTCGCTACTACAATTTTCGCTCCCCATCACAGCCTGGCCTTGCGATGCGCGGATTTGCCTACACATCAGCCTCACTGCTTGGACGGACATCCATCAGTCCGCGTCACTACCCTCCTGCGTCCCCCCATTGCTCGATAACGGATTACGGTGGTACAGGAATATCAACCTGTTGTCCTTC is a genomic window of Paenibacillus durus ATCC 35681 containing:
- a CDS encoding ArpU family phage packaging/lysis transcriptional regulator codes for the protein MNLSSLPELDRRQTQIAIESMLEKYRIFKTITFEAREASTTYSYTERFHGPTHVIADPTASLAAHNVDVPAARRAYCAAVESVVERLDSREQQLVRERYLRRDEVFDYTVYNHVFDPPISKDTYVKIRTRAFYKMALAFKELNMLSLGPMLKAASKTKKANTGVLSNIR
- a CDS encoding transcriptional regulator codes for the protein MEHEFGLYLKRLRESKGLTLSQLAVAAGISGSQISRIENGLRGVPKPATLRRLAEAMNASYEELMERAGYLQEYEQMAEAIPEWATSKDKRDFKKMLEDDGELMFDGIPLNKEDRQRIKDVLTGLFWEAKQMNKRKPTPKPDKSDN
- a CDS encoding ImmA/IrrE family metallo-endopeptidase, encoding MDELVKKLIKKYKTNCPFELCRALGIHVRFMNLGEGTKGLYYRKLRRRFIVIHNELSLEWQRFVCAHELGHDRLHKGINRFFLEESSYFAPGKLERQANRFAVLLLSAAASPEQDESLESYYSRLGIPPEVGLFLEP